The Listeria cossartiae subsp. cossartiae genome includes the window GTCATTGAGCGGTAATAGTTAACTCCCATGAAATCAGGTTTTCCTTTTTTCAGAAGTTCCGTATCGCCTGGTAAGATTTCCGGTGCAAGACCGTGCTCTTCCAGCCAGTTCCAAGTAGCAGTCGGATATTCACCCCATGTGTAAACATCCATCCAGAAATGGGCATTGAATTCTTCGGAGTTTTCAGAAGCTAACACGTTCGCTGGGTTGGCATCGATGGAGTAACTTGGTCCGTAAGCAAAACTTGGGCCAATTTTTCCGGATGTACCTAGCTCGCGGAATTTAGCAATTGCAGAAGCATTCGCCAAGTTCGCATTGTGATTTGCCGCAAACATACGCTTGTCGTCAGAAACGCCAGGTGGGTGATACGCTAATTTGTAACCGTGTGAGATAAATACGTTTTGTTCATTAAGTGTTACCCAGTATTTAACTCGGCCGTTAAAGCGTTCGAATAGAAGGGCAGCGTAGTTAGTGAAATCTTCTACGACTTTGCGCGACTCCCATCCACCATATTCGTCTTGAAGCCCTTGCGGAATATCCCAGTGGTAAAGTGTAACGACCGGCTCAATTCCATAAGAAAGAAGTTCATCAATCAAATTATCATAGAATTTCAGTCCAGCTTCGTTAACTTCCCCGTTACCATGCGGGATAACGCGACTCCATGCGACAGAGAAACGATATGCTTTTAGGCCCTGTTCAGCCATTAGAGCGACATCTTCTTTATAACGATGGTAATTGTCCACCGCTACGTCTCCGTTTGTTTCTTTGAATGTTGTTCCAGGAATACGAACAAATTCATCCCATACAGATGGTCCTTTGCCATCCTCATCCCAGGCACCTTCTACTTGGTACGCTGCAGAAGCTGATCCCCATAGAAAATCTTTTGGGAAAGGTTTCAACTTATTATGTTCCATTATGGCACCTCCAAAAATTATGTGCGATTAGTCTGTTTTAGTTTTGCTTGCCTTATTAATGTAAACGGTTTCGACTAATTGGTAAATAGATTTTGGTGCTTTGGGTTCGTGTTTCACATCAATGGTATAAGTTTCTGAGCTGAAACGCTGTGTTTCGTGCATGTGAGGGGGAGAACAATTGACATTTGAGGCAGCATCCCTTATTCTATATGTATTAATGAAAAGAGGTGAGATGACATGTTTCTTTTGAATGCGCGAACTAGTATAGCTAAATTTTTGTATATTGTCCGTGCAATTTTTTCCGGCATTGCAGTTACATTGGCGAAGTCTGCCCAAAAAACTGTATAACGAGAAAAAATGAGAGAAGCATGGAGTCACGCGATCGGTTTGTATAGTACTAAATCAGTATTATACTTATAATTGGCGTCGGGCGCTTGTCTGACGCTTTTTTTGTTGTCTAAAAAATTGTTTCACGTGAAACATTTTGCCATGCTTCCTTGGATAAATGGAGGATAAAATGACAATAGTAGCAATGAATGAGGTAGTTAAAAGTTTTACTGGGGATATTATTTTAGAGAAGGTTTCCCTTCAATTAGAAGAAGGTGAACGCGTCGGTTTAATCGGTCGAAATGGGGAAGGGAAAAGTACCATTTTGAAGATTTTAAAAGGGACTGAGGGTGTTGACAGTGGGGTTGTAACGAGTAAAAAGGGAGCGAAGATTGGGCTTTTAGAGCAATTGTCGAGCGTGGATCCTAATATAATAGTAGAACAATATTTGCGGACTAGTTTTGGTGAGCTGGAGGATTTGGAAAAAGAATTGCGTTCATTAGAAGCAGAAATGGCAACGAATGCAAGCGAAAAACTAATGAATCGTTATGGGGATAAAATGGCGTTGTTTGGCGAGCTTGGTGGCTATGAGATGGATGCTAATTTGAATAAGGTAGTGAATGGGCTGGGGATTGGTGTGCTACTGCCGCAGAGATGGGGAGATTTAAGTGGTGGTGAGAAAACGAAGGCAGCGCTAGCTCATTTATTACTGCAAAAAACGGACTTATTACTACTAGATGAGCCGACGAACCATTTGGATTTAATGGCGGTGGAATGGTTGACCGCGTTTTTACAACATTATTCAGGAACCGTGCTCGTTGTTTCCCACGATCGCTACTTTTTAGATGAAGTAGTCCAGAAAATGGTGGAGCTGGAGAATCGTGAATTAATTGTCTATCACACGAATTTTTCTGGATATTTAAAGGAACGCGAAGAACGATTATTACGCGAATTCCAAGATTATAAAGACCAACAAAAGAAAATTAAAAAAATGCAGCAAGCTATCAAACGACTGCAACAGTGGGCGATGCAAGCTAATCCGCCAAATGATGCCATGTTCCGCCGAGCAAAAAATATGGAGCGTGCATTAGAGCGAATGGAGAAAGTGAAGCGACCAGTTTTAACACAAAAACAAATGCAATTACAGTTTGATGAAGCAGGTCGAAGTGGGCAGGAAGTAGTGGTTATGGATGGATTAAGCAAAACTTTTGGCGAGAAAGAAATTGTGCGTGATGTCTCTTTGCAAATTAGGCAAGGGGAGCGAGTGGCGATTATCGGTGAAAATGGAGCGGGGAAATCCACTTTGCTTAAATTAATGGAAGGGAAGGTCACCCCGGATGGCGGAGTGATCAAGGTCGGCGCAAGCGTGAAAATCGCCTCGCTGTCGCAACAAATGGAAGAGCTGAACGAAGAGCTGACAGTGCTCGAGGCGTTTCGCGATAAGGTCGCTGTGACAGAAGGAGAAGCGCGTCAAATGTTGGCTGGTTTCATGTTTTATGGGGAAATGGTCTTTCGAAAAGTGGCGAATATCAGTGGTGGTGAACGAATGCGGCTCCGGTTGGCGCAATTTATTAATATGCCGGTGAATACGCTGATACTTGATGAGCCAACCAACCATTTAGATATTGCTTCACGTGAAGTTTTAGAAGAAGCAGTCCGGACTTTTACTGGGACAATCATTACTGTATCGCATGACCGTTACTTTATTGACCAGCTTTGTTCTAGAGTGATTTGGCTTGAGAATAAGCAATTGACAGTGTATGAAGGTAATTATAGTTACGCAGTTAGTAAACGTGGATAATCGCCTTGCTGGAAATCGCCCTCCAAATAAATTAGAATGAAGAAAAGAGGTGATGGTATGGAGATTACAGTTGTAAAAGGCGATATTACAGAACAAGATGTGGATGTCATTGTGAACGCGGCGAACCCGGGTCTTTTAGGCGGCGGTGGAGTGGATGGTGCTATCCATCAAGCGGCGGGACCTGATTTATTAAAAGAGTGTCAGGAAGTCATTAATCGAATTGGCTCATGTCCGGCTGGTGAAGCAGTCATTACATCTGCGGGTGATTTAAAAGCGAGCTATATTATTCACGCTGTAGGGCCAATTTGGAAAGACGGCGAGCATCAGGAAGCAAACAAACTGGCTTCTTGTTATTGGAAAGCATTAGATTTAGCAGCTGGAAAAGACTTAGTATCAATTGCTTTTCCTAATATTTCGACTGGTGTGTATGGTTTTCCGAAAAAACTAGCAGCCGAAGTAGCGCTTTATACCGTTCGTAAATGGATGGAAGAAGAATATGATTCCAGTATTGAAGAGATACGTTTTGTTTGTTTCGATGAAGAAAACGCCACACTATATAACGAATTAATAAATAGCGAAGTCGTTTAAGATAACAATCTTAGACGGCTTTTTAAAATGTTTCACGTGAAACATTTTTTACTATATTTTCTGAATAAAACAACAACGGAAAACCTTCTTGACATAGCTCCTAGCTTCTTGTAACATCATATTCAATAACT containing:
- a CDS encoding glycoside hydrolase family 1 protein produces the protein MEHNKLKPFPKDFLWGSASAAYQVEGAWDEDGKGPSVWDEFVRIPGTTFKETNGDVAVDNYHRYKEDVALMAEQGLKAYRFSVAWSRVIPHGNGEVNEAGLKFYDNLIDELLSYGIEPVVTLYHWDIPQGLQDEYGGWESRKVVEDFTNYAALLFERFNGRVKYWVTLNEQNVFISHGYKLAYHPPGVSDDKRMFAANHNANLANASAIAKFRELGTSGKIGPSFAYGPSYSIDANPANVLASENSEEFNAHFWMDVYTWGEYPTATWNWLEEHGLAPEILPGDTELLKKGKPDFMGVNYYRSMTHAFNGKDGVGSGKMNTTGEKGTSEETGVPGLYKNTNNPYLEKTNWDWDIDPTGLRIGLRRITNRYKLPIMITENGLGEYDSLTEDHKIHDEYRIEYIRAHALAIQEAITDGVEMLGYCTWSFTDLLSWLNGYQKRYGFVYVDRDENDEKELKRYKKDSFYWYKKTIEANGANLVEEQGK
- the abc-f gene encoding ribosomal protection-like ABC-F family protein; amino-acid sequence: MTIVAMNEVVKSFTGDIILEKVSLQLEEGERVGLIGRNGEGKSTILKILKGTEGVDSGVVTSKKGAKIGLLEQLSSVDPNIIVEQYLRTSFGELEDLEKELRSLEAEMATNASEKLMNRYGDKMALFGELGGYEMDANLNKVVNGLGIGVLLPQRWGDLSGGEKTKAALAHLLLQKTDLLLLDEPTNHLDLMAVEWLTAFLQHYSGTVLVVSHDRYFLDEVVQKMVELENRELIVYHTNFSGYLKEREERLLREFQDYKDQQKKIKKMQQAIKRLQQWAMQANPPNDAMFRRAKNMERALERMEKVKRPVLTQKQMQLQFDEAGRSGQEVVVMDGLSKTFGEKEIVRDVSLQIRQGERVAIIGENGAGKSTLLKLMEGKVTPDGGVIKVGASVKIASLSQQMEELNEELTVLEAFRDKVAVTEGEARQMLAGFMFYGEMVFRKVANISGGERMRLRLAQFINMPVNTLILDEPTNHLDIASREVLEEAVRTFTGTIITVSHDRYFIDQLCSRVIWLENKQLTVYEGNYSYAVSKRG
- a CDS encoding ADP-ribose-binding protein, translating into MEITVVKGDITEQDVDVIVNAANPGLLGGGGVDGAIHQAAGPDLLKECQEVINRIGSCPAGEAVITSAGDLKASYIIHAVGPIWKDGEHQEANKLASCYWKALDLAAGKDLVSIAFPNISTGVYGFPKKLAAEVALYTVRKWMEEEYDSSIEEIRFVCFDEENATLYNELINSEVV